The following coding sequences are from one Capsicum annuum cultivar UCD-10X-F1 chromosome 3, UCD10Xv1.1, whole genome shotgun sequence window:
- the LOC107862845 gene encoding calmodulin has product MAEQLTEEQIAEFKEAFSLFDKDGDGCITTKELGTVMRSLGQNPTEAELQDMISEVDADQNGTIDFPEFLNLMARKMKDTDSEEELKEAFKVFDKDQNGFISAAELRHVMTNLGEKLTDEEVDEMIREADIDGDGQVNYEEFVRMMLAK; this is encoded by the exons ATGGCAGAGCAGCTAACAGAGGAGCAGATCGCTGAATTCAAGGAGGCTTTTAGCCTTTTTGACAAGGACGGCGATG GCTGTATTACTACCAAGGAGTTGGGAACAGTGATGAGATCACTTGGTCAGAATCCCACTGAAGCTGAACTACAGGATATGATCAGTGAAGTTGATGCTGATCAGAATGGAACCATTGATTTTCCAGAGTTCTTGAATCTGATGGCACGTAAGATGAAG GACACCGATTCTGAGGAGGAACTTAAAGAAGCTTTCAAGGTTTTCGACAAAGATCAGAATGGCTTTATTTCTGCTGCTGAG CTTCGTCATGTAATGACTAACCTGGGAGAGAAGCTGACTGATGAAGAGGTGGATGAGATGATCCGAGAGGCAGATATTGATGGTGATGGGCAAGTTAATTACGAGGAGTTTGTCCGCATGATGCTTGCCAAGTGA